In Phyllopteryx taeniolatus isolate TA_2022b chromosome 13, UOR_Ptae_1.2, whole genome shotgun sequence, the following are encoded in one genomic region:
- the ahi1 gene encoding jouberin isoform X4, protein MPVGESTWTNTQDGLDETFDKPNKKKSKKKNQESKESIVIQTLKTLRLKKDGESDDDTTHHLETAKKVNNGVNQEDTQPSKVKRKSKRELPGRPLPDEAAGSEADGLPKEARRRSKKGKRKDDTKGDDDKDDDELLREYQQQMVPQDEETLVREDVGKKKKKKLKSATTESDVGYHDPHSDVENDSKDRKKNKKKKSTLEDGSISAVQKKPVVSDENDGLVLGVYVHRTDGLKTDLRISHPMVKVHVVDDVTGQCFKKQDSHRPVSSFYEQDGVDHILPIMTQPFDFKKNKSVVPEWKEQIIFNEPFAHFVGRDPESPRVVLFFEILDFLTMEEAKANVDVEKHERGFRKIAWAFLKPVGANGVLNTGSKIRLQLYCPPTWAKRQPHTIEVVEWWRHYSRVKYASTLYVTVKGIKLPQHVDPSMRSMMALQEERGSTSYSELQDGATKRTSTPHGEEKCPPALKWSRLPGQVCRIPNKPMLAFRGGQMGCLTVLFSHAGTLLAAACADRDLFPVVVFEIPSGKPLAAFSGHLKIVYELCWSADDRRLLSVSSDGTVREWDVEHFLPTARKVLPHPSFVYSAQYHPAAQHLVVSGGYDCVVRTWRLDVDDINGLLMREFESHGGFINTICFDAEGHRMFSADNTGSVIMWKTSVRDGEQQPWRHWCVEKIHTEADLKGVPINMLQVHPNGRCLLIHAKDHVLRTLDLRIMTMKKYTGATNRRERISSTFTPCGSFIFSGSEDGMAYVWNAETGDQVAVYSELCYSSALCSVSFHPLENMVAFCAFGESQPVHIYLHDRKVSQLDGRRTKELRSASNTPDQLHSTPVSVSMDQLSQTTRLALKMQRVKAQMDSVLEPHRRSSSFEPDKIQCLPPSSLGRLQSSRATSKGHVVVHASDITS, encoded by the exons ATGCCTGTAG GTGAGAGTACCTGGACAAACACCCAGGACGGATTGGACGAGACGTTTGATAAGCCAAATAAGAAAAAGTCCAAGAAGAAAAACCAAGAAAGCAAAGAGagcattgtg ATTCAGACTCTTAAGACCCTCCGTCTCAAGAAGGACGGGGAGTCCGATGACGACACTACGCATCATCTGGAAACTGCCAAAAAAGTCAACAACGGCGTAAACCAAGAGGACACTCAGCCATCAAAAGTCAAGCGGAAGAGTAAGAGGGAGCTTCCCGGCCGGCCTCTGCCCGACGAAGCCGCTGGTTCGGAAGCGGATGGCTTACCCAAGGAAGCGAGACGCAGGAGTAAGAAGGGAAAACGGAAAGATGACACCAAGGGAGACGACGACAAGGATGATGACGAGCTGCTGCGGGAGTACCAGCAGCAGATGGTGCCACAAGACGAAGAGACACTAGTACGTGAGGACgtagggaagaagaaaaagaagaagctgaaatctgccacCACCGAATCGGACGTTGG GTATCATGACCCGCACAGTGATGTGGAAAATGACTCCAAAGACAGgaagaagaataagaagaaaAAGTCAA CACTGGAGGACGGGAGCATCAGTGCGGTGCAGAAGAAGCCCGTCGTCTCCGATGAAAACGACGGTCTGGTGCTGGGGGTGTACGTGCATCGAACGGACGGCCTCAAGACGGACCTGCGCATCTCGCATCCAATGGTGAAGGTCCACGTGGTGGATGACGTCACGGGACAGTGCTTCAAGAAGCAAGACAG CCATCGTCCCGTGTCGTCGTTTTACGAGCAAGACGGCGTGGACCACATCCTGCCCATCATGACGCAGCCGTTTGACTTCAAGAAGAACAAGTCAGTCGTACCCGAGTGGAAGGAACAGATCATCTTCAACGAGCCCTTCGCACACTTTGTCGGGCGGGACCCCGAAAGCCCCCGAGTGGTCCTCTTCTTTGAg ATCTTGGACTTTCTAACTATGGAGGAAGCCAAAGCCAACGTTGATGTTGAGAAACATGAACGAGGATTCAGAAAGATTGCATGGGCCTTCCTGAAG CCAGTCGGCGCCAATGGCGTACTGAACACCGGAAGCAAAATCCGCCTACAGCTCTACTGCCCGCCCACTTGGGCCAAGAGGCAGCCTCACACCATCGAGGTGGTGGAGTGGTGGCGGCATTACTCGCGCGTCAAATACGCATCCACCCTCTACGTTACCGTGAAAGGCATCAAGCTACCTCAGCAC GTGGACCCGAGCATGCGTTCCATGATGGCGCTGCAGGAGGAGCGAGGCAGCACCTCCTACAGCGAGCTGCAGGACGGCGCCACCAAGAGGACCTCCACGCCACATGGGGAAGAGAAGTGTCCTCCGGCGTTGAAGTGGAGTAGACTTCCCGGCCAG GTGTGTCGGATTCCCAACAAGCCCATGCTGGCGTTCCGTGGAGGTCAAATGGGTTGCTTGACGGTGCTCTTCTCTCACGCCGGGACGCTTCTCGCCGCCGCGTGTGCTGACAGAGATTTGTTCCCTGTTGTAG TGTTTGAGATTCCCTCTGGGAAACCTTTGGCTGCCTTCAGCGGCCATCTTAAAATTGTCTACGAACTGTGCTGGTCCGCTGACGACAGACGTCTTTTGTCCGTCTCCTCCGACGGAACCGTCAG GGAGTGGGATGTGGAGCACTTCCTCCCAACCGCACGGAAGGTTCTGCCGCACCCGTCATTCGTGTACTCTGCCCAGTACCACCCGGCGGCACAGCACCTGGTGGTCAGCGGCGGCTACGACTGCGTGGTCCGAACGTGGCGGCTGGATGTTGATGACATCAACGGCCTGCTCATGCGCGAGTTCGAGTCCCACGGCGGTTTCATCAACACCATTTGTTTTGACGCAGAAG GACACAGGATGTTCTCGGCAGACAACACGGGAAGTGTCATCATGTGGAAGACCTCAGTAAGAGATGGCGAGCAGCAGCCTTGGCGTCACTGGTGTGTGGAGAAG ATTCACACTGAAGCGGACCTCAAGGGGGTCCCCATCAACATGCTGCAGGTCCATCCAAACGGGCGCTGCCTCCTCATTCATGCCAAAGACCACGTCCTCAGGACCTTGGATCTGAGAAT taTGACGATGAAAAAGTACACGGGAGCCACCAACCGGCGAGAGAGGATCTCCAGCACCTTCACGCCTTGCGGCAGCTTTATCTTCTCCGGCAGCGAGGACGGAATGGCGTACGTTTGGAACGCGGAAACCGGCGACCAGGTGGCCGTGTACTCGGAGCTTTGTTACAGCTCGGCCCTGTGCAGCGTTTCCTTCCACCCGCTCGAGAACATGGTGGCCTTCTGCGCCTTCGGGGAGAGCCAGCCCGTGCACATTTACCTGCACGACCGCAAAG TGTCCCAGTTGGACGGGCGCCGCACGAAGGAGCTTAGGTCTGCGTCGAACACGCCCGACCAGCTCCACAGCACGCCGGTCTCAGTCTCCATGGACCAGTTGAGCCAGACCACCAGGCTGGCGTTGAAAATGCAGCGAGTTAAAGCGCAAATGGATTCTGTCCTT gaACCACATCGCAGGTCTTCATCTTTTGAGCCAG ATAAGATCCAatgcctccctccctcctctcttGGGCGGCTTCAGTCCAGTCGGGCCACATCGAAAGGCCACGTCGTCGTTCACGCTTCAGACA TCACTTCCTAG
- the ahi1 gene encoding jouberin isoform X3 produces the protein MPVGESTWTNTQDGLDETFDKPNKKKSKKKNQESKESIVIQTLKTLRLKKDGESDDDTTHHLETAKKVNNGVNQEDTQPSKVKRKSKRELPGRPLPDEAAGSEADGLPKEARRRSKKGKRKDDTKGDDDKDDDELLREYQQQMVPQDEETLVREDVGKKKKKKLKSATTESDVGYHDPHSDVENDSKDRKKNKKKKSTLEDGSISAVQKKPVVSDENDGLVLGVYVHRTDGLKTDLRISHPMVKVHVVDDVTGQCFKKQDSHRPVSSFYEQDGVDHILPIMTQPFDFKKNKSVVPEWKEQIIFNEPFAHFVGRDPESPRVVLFFEILDFLTMEEAKANVDVEKHERGFRKIAWAFLKPVGANGVLNTGSKIRLQLYCPPTWAKRQPHTIEVVEWWRHYSRVKYASTLYVTVKGIKLPQHVDPSMRSMMALQEERGSTSYSELQDGATKRTSTPHGEEKCPPALKWSRLPGQVCRIPNKPMLAFRGGQMGCLTVLFSHAGTLLAAACADRDLFPVVVFEIPSGKPLAAFSGHLKIVYELCWSADDRRLLSVSSDGTVREWDVEHFLPTARKVLPHPSFVYSAQYHPAAQHLVVSGGYDCVVRTWRLDVDDINGLLMREFESHGGFINTICFDAEGHRMFSADNTGSVIMWKTSVRDGEQQPWRHWCVEKIHTEADLKGVPINMLQVHPNGRCLLIHAKDHVLRTLDLRIMTMKKYTGATNRRERISSTFTPCGSFIFSGSEDGMAYVWNAETGDQVAVYSELCYSSALCSVSFHPLENMVAFCAFGESQPVHIYLHDRKVSQLDGRRTKELRSASNTPDQLHSTPVSVSMDQLSQTTRLALKMQRVKAQMDSVLEPHRRSSSFEPGRSLFSDISTIRSNASLPPLLGGFSPVGPHRKATSSFTLQTSLPSYNPPADSSQHVVVSLYDYKANRSDELTLRRGDAIRVLYKDNDNWWFGSLADGQQGYFLVAYVADQNFDCNHSFRGTSLSLRTHPIRHRARVDGSQT, from the exons ATGCCTGTAG GTGAGAGTACCTGGACAAACACCCAGGACGGATTGGACGAGACGTTTGATAAGCCAAATAAGAAAAAGTCCAAGAAGAAAAACCAAGAAAGCAAAGAGagcattgtg ATTCAGACTCTTAAGACCCTCCGTCTCAAGAAGGACGGGGAGTCCGATGACGACACTACGCATCATCTGGAAACTGCCAAAAAAGTCAACAACGGCGTAAACCAAGAGGACACTCAGCCATCAAAAGTCAAGCGGAAGAGTAAGAGGGAGCTTCCCGGCCGGCCTCTGCCCGACGAAGCCGCTGGTTCGGAAGCGGATGGCTTACCCAAGGAAGCGAGACGCAGGAGTAAGAAGGGAAAACGGAAAGATGACACCAAGGGAGACGACGACAAGGATGATGACGAGCTGCTGCGGGAGTACCAGCAGCAGATGGTGCCACAAGACGAAGAGACACTAGTACGTGAGGACgtagggaagaagaaaaagaagaagctgaaatctgccacCACCGAATCGGACGTTGG GTATCATGACCCGCACAGTGATGTGGAAAATGACTCCAAAGACAGgaagaagaataagaagaaaAAGTCAA CACTGGAGGACGGGAGCATCAGTGCGGTGCAGAAGAAGCCCGTCGTCTCCGATGAAAACGACGGTCTGGTGCTGGGGGTGTACGTGCATCGAACGGACGGCCTCAAGACGGACCTGCGCATCTCGCATCCAATGGTGAAGGTCCACGTGGTGGATGACGTCACGGGACAGTGCTTCAAGAAGCAAGACAG CCATCGTCCCGTGTCGTCGTTTTACGAGCAAGACGGCGTGGACCACATCCTGCCCATCATGACGCAGCCGTTTGACTTCAAGAAGAACAAGTCAGTCGTACCCGAGTGGAAGGAACAGATCATCTTCAACGAGCCCTTCGCACACTTTGTCGGGCGGGACCCCGAAAGCCCCCGAGTGGTCCTCTTCTTTGAg ATCTTGGACTTTCTAACTATGGAGGAAGCCAAAGCCAACGTTGATGTTGAGAAACATGAACGAGGATTCAGAAAGATTGCATGGGCCTTCCTGAAG CCAGTCGGCGCCAATGGCGTACTGAACACCGGAAGCAAAATCCGCCTACAGCTCTACTGCCCGCCCACTTGGGCCAAGAGGCAGCCTCACACCATCGAGGTGGTGGAGTGGTGGCGGCATTACTCGCGCGTCAAATACGCATCCACCCTCTACGTTACCGTGAAAGGCATCAAGCTACCTCAGCAC GTGGACCCGAGCATGCGTTCCATGATGGCGCTGCAGGAGGAGCGAGGCAGCACCTCCTACAGCGAGCTGCAGGACGGCGCCACCAAGAGGACCTCCACGCCACATGGGGAAGAGAAGTGTCCTCCGGCGTTGAAGTGGAGTAGACTTCCCGGCCAG GTGTGTCGGATTCCCAACAAGCCCATGCTGGCGTTCCGTGGAGGTCAAATGGGTTGCTTGACGGTGCTCTTCTCTCACGCCGGGACGCTTCTCGCCGCCGCGTGTGCTGACAGAGATTTGTTCCCTGTTGTAG TGTTTGAGATTCCCTCTGGGAAACCTTTGGCTGCCTTCAGCGGCCATCTTAAAATTGTCTACGAACTGTGCTGGTCCGCTGACGACAGACGTCTTTTGTCCGTCTCCTCCGACGGAACCGTCAG GGAGTGGGATGTGGAGCACTTCCTCCCAACCGCACGGAAGGTTCTGCCGCACCCGTCATTCGTGTACTCTGCCCAGTACCACCCGGCGGCACAGCACCTGGTGGTCAGCGGCGGCTACGACTGCGTGGTCCGAACGTGGCGGCTGGATGTTGATGACATCAACGGCCTGCTCATGCGCGAGTTCGAGTCCCACGGCGGTTTCATCAACACCATTTGTTTTGACGCAGAAG GACACAGGATGTTCTCGGCAGACAACACGGGAAGTGTCATCATGTGGAAGACCTCAGTAAGAGATGGCGAGCAGCAGCCTTGGCGTCACTGGTGTGTGGAGAAG ATTCACACTGAAGCGGACCTCAAGGGGGTCCCCATCAACATGCTGCAGGTCCATCCAAACGGGCGCTGCCTCCTCATTCATGCCAAAGACCACGTCCTCAGGACCTTGGATCTGAGAAT taTGACGATGAAAAAGTACACGGGAGCCACCAACCGGCGAGAGAGGATCTCCAGCACCTTCACGCCTTGCGGCAGCTTTATCTTCTCCGGCAGCGAGGACGGAATGGCGTACGTTTGGAACGCGGAAACCGGCGACCAGGTGGCCGTGTACTCGGAGCTTTGTTACAGCTCGGCCCTGTGCAGCGTTTCCTTCCACCCGCTCGAGAACATGGTGGCCTTCTGCGCCTTCGGGGAGAGCCAGCCCGTGCACATTTACCTGCACGACCGCAAAG TGTCCCAGTTGGACGGGCGCCGCACGAAGGAGCTTAGGTCTGCGTCGAACACGCCCGACCAGCTCCACAGCACGCCGGTCTCAGTCTCCATGGACCAGTTGAGCCAGACCACCAGGCTGGCGTTGAAAATGCAGCGAGTTAAAGCGCAAATGGATTCTGTCCTT gaACCACATCGCAGGTCTTCATCTTTTGAGCCAG GTAGGAGCCTGTTTTCTGACATCAGCACG ATAAGATCCAatgcctccctccctcctctcttGGGCGGCTTCAGTCCAGTCGGGCCACATCGAAAGGCCACGTCGTCGTTCACGCTTCAGACA TCACTTCCTAGTTACAATCCTCCGGCAGACTCGTCTCAACATGTG GTGGTGTCGCTGTACGACTACAAAGCCAACCGCTCGGACGAGCTGACGCTGCGGCGCGGCGACGCCATCCGCGTGCTGTACAAGGACAACGACAACTGGTGGTTCGGAAGCCTGGCAGACGGGCAACAAGGCTACTTTCTCGTCGCTTACGTCGCCGATCAGA ATTTCGACTGCAATCACTCCTTCCGGGGAACTTCGCTTTCTCTCCGAACCCACCCTATCCGACACAGAGCCAGAGTTGACGGAAGCCAG Acttaa